The sequence below is a genomic window from Mercenaria mercenaria strain notata chromosome 14, MADL_Memer_1, whole genome shotgun sequence.
GTGTAATTATTAGTAGCAGTACGAATGGAAATATCTAAAAAGGTTTTCCTCAAGTCTGAATgtataatgtgataatgcatgacacAACAGAACCTGAaacaattcatttatttatttcgtaACTTTACACTATCAATTCATATGCCTTTAAAGTGACTTATTATGTCAAACTCCATGAAGCAattaatttcgtcttttttttaaagttttcataatAGACTGACCATTTCACATACCAACACGTCCGACAGACAAAGTCACATTATTCATAGAAAAGAAGactaacaaaattaatatatggCATAATAAGACACTTTACGGACAAGTTCACAAGTTAGTTCACAAGTTAGTTTGTTAAACATTATGTTGATCCACTGCTAAGAATATTGAGTATAGAAACAATATAGGGGTGAGTAAATGAAAGCGGAAGCATGTGCCGTGTCGCTCGGGTGGAGTTTTCAACAATTACTTTTAATGTTTCAGAACAAAATTATTGTTCACTTTCGACTTTCCTTCAGtttctttgttattattgttattataattataataattattattatcatcatcatcatcatttgtaAACAGCGGACTCGTCATAAAGACTATTCTGTCCGAATTAAATTACATCTTTTACAGCATGGTTgggtatatataatatttaagtggTATTCAACGCCGCATGTGGAAGATTTGAAAATGAAAGCATTTGTATTAGCATTTAGATAGTTTGTTTGgcataaaataaaatggcaaAAAATGCTACACAACATACATTACGGATCAATGCATCAGTCTGTATACAATATGTATGTTTTGAATATATCTGAACTATAAGTATATCTAAAATAGTAAACCATATGGCCATGGTCCTAAAATGCAGgcaaaattaacatttcaaatatttaaatttcgcTTAAGTTAAACTAAAAAGTCTTACCTTATCATTGTTGTTAGTTAGTTGAAAGAATCAACTGATAAGAAGATAGAGCACTTAGAGGTCGTGATTAAATTTGGAATTGTTCTAATATTTGTGTTATCAAAATGTTTAGTGCAGATACCAACTGACATTTTTATCCGCAAAAAGGTCTTTACGTTTACAGTTTTCGTAAACTCTGTTTAAAAATAATGCGTAATTTCCGGTAAATTAAGAGAAATttacttgcattaagagaccacccaagggaagAAAAAATGTTCTCTTAATACAACTGGTATCTTCATACATTTAAAACACTAGGTTAAACTGAAGAATAGATCTAGGTCTCATAATGCAAGTGGTTTCTTAATAGATTTGGTCTCTCGAGCAAGTTGGACTGTACTTGGTCATGTGCACTGCTAAAATGGAAGTAAAACCGAGctaaagtttataaattttttacgtattgaaaactgttataataataatattttcaaaccTAGACACAGTCGACAATTGTTTTTAAGCTATTCATGTAAGTGGCACAAAAAAGTCAATTAAGTTATTAGAAGTTTATAGTAGTATCAGAAACGGAAACAAGCGACATTTGACTGCAAGAGGTCAAACCTGCACATCGTGACAAATGCGTTTTGACGGAATATGCAGATGTGCCTTACTGATAAATAATCATGGCACACCttgacaaaattatttgaatTCAAATGCGAATGAATTATATCACAACAGCGCAGCCaacaacgacaaatcactgtttgggatatattatatcttcaataaaatcttatcaaCGATACCTACACATGTTAACGCATGACAAAATACGTTTGTTTTGAGCGAATGTctaattcaatatttcataaaaagaagTGTCGAGGTGCAGTAATGCGAAATACCATACAACGATATCATCCGAGTTGATATTTTCTTACTCGTTTAGGCTTGTAGgaccacatttgtaacagatcgcatttgtaacagatttcgtacgtatgcgatcgcattcgtaacaggtaaaatgtgttacaaatgtgtttgtccaacatgggggttgacatgagaagcacatatgtatcatgttcagttttatactgcaaatgttcaatgagttggttgtcatcgcagcatcattaaatgactgccataagcatatcacaagttagcgtcgtcgtcgtcgaggtcaatgacatcataaaattatttgagccgcatcatgagaaaatgggccttcgggaatcttcgaggctttgcaaccagtgtgggcccagatcagcctgcgcatccgcgcagtctgatcatggcccacaccgttcgctgttatttcaaagaaggcttattctacctgattATGAAATTTTCTGGCCctgattcagatgcataaatgcacaggtcagcctaaatatagacttttcggaaattcatgaaaatgtccgaatgccaatttttccgtgacgtggctcattttttataatcatttctgcatccacagccactaccactttaatatgattacaacttcagctacttctactgtgaCCTCGACTTGCTGAAAGGTAGACCCACATGcccaggtcactggttcgaacccggtggcgacatacatttgtagctgtctttcgtcatccagagctgtttcaagctGGTTGACAAACAGGAAGCTGCTTTGTCacgggacaaattatatacaacttgtcatggaaggagtcgttagccttaagtctaggagggcccgaccttgtgctgcgaactaatgtctatgggattttaagaaaatacaccttattttctaattaccctcaccccactgagtcCGTCTGTGAGGTACATGTAATAGGCCTTTTATTATAGTCCCGCCGGGAAATAGAGGAGgctgtgcgttcgtgcagttatatatataagttcatgtccttggtataacttgcccaatcaaagtcagattttcaaattatttggtacaaatgatcagcatggatagaaggtgtgttgagatcatgatccttgttgctacatgtatatatccaagatcaagtttacagtTTTGAACTTAGACTTATTTTGTTATtgtgttgtaatatatatgtttgtgcccggatcataacccgctttagtcagatttccaaatactttggtacaaataaccaccatttattgacaatctgtagtgatcatattacacctattactacaaacgtctcaaattttggaaccctgtagaatggttttgatgaatattatctttgtttgttggattcagagcgcctgttttcaacagtatttaggcaATACAGTTtcgggcagttaatcttaccattgatcctagaacggaccagtccaagatgatgatgatgatgattattatgatGATGCTGATAAtgctaataaaaatgtcagtaatattaaaatcagtacaacagtatctttatatTAGTAACCGACAAcgtcccagcttgaaacagcactgAGTGGCGAAAATagcaacagatacgagtagttttcacccggtccctcgacactctagtcgatggAAAGTTCTTCCCAttcatttcaattgaaattataccctggctcatatacgagtttacactcatatGCTCGTTTAcaggtctggtaaaacgcacctaTACACGTAAGgtattaactgggtggatgagagacacaatatctctggaaattccggccctgactaggaattcaacccgctccgccggtttcgtaatctgcaaaactatccattGCACCAGCTTCACCGATGGAGTGTTCCTATACAGATAAaaaataagagtgtttccatacgaatgcagacaccaggcctggcaagaaaactctcatagtaaatataatccaataatgGTTCACGTCAGTGTTTTAAgttggacatatttcatttgtcgtcagtttaaattttttttatgtttaaagtaatgcgaattgacaaagataaacaaaacgagaacgaaaaacctatcttgcagcgaacccgcggacaccgacgacatcaggatcagaacaatagccattaGCAGtcctcgaatagtcaagctagtcactatttttaAGTATACGTAGATGTATATATACCCAGTGTTCAGCTTTAACAAGACTTTCTATGctagttgagactgccttgatcttgattttcgagTGCACTTTATTtcttgttgaagcgatacaaccagcgaactgccgattataaaagttgaacagggattgcatgtggtgtatcttcccctttaatcatacatattcatatacatgtattcatgcatttaataaaaatgaaatcttacaaaccaaaacctatatgggaaatttataagtgacatactacactatacatgttattaaatctgcgattttgccattttaggggtcataattcttaagACAAATAGTGTGAtatggctactcttcgaggaaaaaagatatataattccTACGATATATAATTATTCAGGGCAATTTTGGTcataatcaaatcataaatgtgatctctgtcatgttcacaatgctaaaatcagcaatttttgtcatttaagggaccataactccagcaaaattgttgctatatagctggttttcgtaaggaaccgagatgttatagatatgtGACTTCtctacaagtttggtcaaaatgaaataataaatatggacTCTATTGTGTTCAAGGAAGTgaaatcctatataagtttaatgaaaatcaaataataaatgtagtctccacTGTGTTCACAAGCagcattttttaccaaatcaggggccgtaactcgaagtcaaataaatggtgcaatacggttgtctttgaaaggaaccgagatcttatagatatacaagttgtatgcatattgagtcaaaataacaaaacatgtggtcttaatcgggttcacaaggctaaaatcagtaattattgccattccagggaccataactcctagacgaataaggtgatatggctggttttcgaaaggaaccgagatatagatctatattaagttctgtgcaagttttgtcataatcaaatgataaatgttgtctctgtcatattcgcaagaaaaatgtgaacggacggatcatcgcaatagcttactttgtcacttcgtacatgtgagctaaaacatgttacaaatgtgtttcagatgtaaaaatgcacttttttgttcatttttccgattgaaaatgacatgtgacaaatgtgatcagatgtcacatcaaaaatcggcatcgatcacattcgtcacaaaaattgttacatatgtgcttgatttctgttacgtatgcgatctcatttgtaacacgtgttacagatgcgatcgcatttgtaacacctgttacaaatgcgatctgttacgaatgtggtcctacaaggTTTTGTACTTGAGTTATTGTACAATGTGGTAACCGAATCAATCCATTTTTCACTTTCTAAAAAATGAATCCGATCGTAAGATATGCCCTCCACTTTAACGCttcttacatgtatatatcaccTACATTTGTGTATAATACTTTTTAGCAGGTTCATGTGTGCTTCCGTGTCGCGTATGCTGTTACCTGATAATTAAAAGCTGTCCAACCTAAATTTTTTGGGAACTAGGCACTTTAACCTTTTCTCAATTATGTAGGGATCTTCATAAATTATCATATATGGCAACAATGTGATGTCGTGTTCTCAACCTCGTCTTCAAAACACACTGAAGACAACAATGCTGTTTGTTGATGTCTAGCTGTAATGACATGTATATATAGGTTGTAAAGTCTTTAAAAAAGAGAGCCTATGTGTATATGTGTTGTAGTAttcaattttatatcaaaataaatcttatcttatcttattgttGTGTTCGGTATTTCGGTGAGAGAAGCGTAAAGCTGTTTTAAtttcgttttcttttcttttaaagagGCACCACCTTCATGAACAGATCTGATATTTAACTAGCctgattctgaaaaaaaacctAGGAGGCATTATCGTCACTGGAGCGCGGGGTTCTCTTCCTTAATGTCAACTtcaattatatttataaacattaagaGCTATCATGAAATGATAACGAACTTTCAGTTTCTTCGATCCATTGTACATCTGCTGTAAGATATGTCTGGTATTTTATGCTTACTTTGGTTTTTATTACAGAAGGAAATTATCTTCTACATGGAGATAAATGGGCTTTCTTTCAAAAAGTTCGTACGAAATAATTTTACCAACTTTCGCACTGACTTCGTACGAGAAAGTTTTGCGAAACAGGCCCACTGGTCGCTATCGGAATAACAGCGAATTTTGGTATATTTGGAATATTTTGGTATACAACCTCGTATCCTTTAGACATCTATTAAGTATTTATGCGTAACTAAGAATGTGGCATCTTCCCGCTTTAGGCGGGTGTATTAACTACTTTCGGTTGACATACAGTAACTGAAAAGCAAAACTTCGATCAGATAGAAAATGATTATAAATGGCTGAGACTGACTATGTGCCAAATTATGAAGTGACTTTCGCACAAAAATCTTGATATGCTTTCGCAGACAAATCGTTATGGGACTTTCGCAGACAAATCATGATGGGACTATCGCAGACAAATCATTGTGGGACTATCGCAGACAAATCATTGTGGGACTATCGCAGACAATTCATGATGGGACTATCGCAGACAAATCATTGTGGGACTATCGCAGACAATTCATGATGGGACTATCGCAGACAATTCATGATGGGACTATCGCAGACAAATCATGATAAGATTTTCGCAGACAAATCATTGTTGGACTATCGCAGACAAATCATGATGGGACTATCGCAGACAATTCATTGTGGGACTATCGCAGACAAATCATTGTGGGACTATCGCAGACAAATCATGATGGGACTATCGCAGACAAATCATGATGGGACTATCGCAGACAAATCATTGTGGGACTATCGCAGACAAATCATTGTGGGACTATCGCAGACAAATCATGATAAGATTTTCGCAGACAAATCATTGTGGGACTATCGCAGACAATTCATGATGGGACTATCGCAGACAAATCATGATGGGACTATCGCAGACAAATCATTGTGGGACTATCGCAGACAAATCATTGTGGGACTATCGCAGACAAATCATGATAAGATTTTCGCAGACAAATCATTGTGGGACTATCGCAGACAAATCATGATGGGACTATCGCAGACAAGTCATGATAAGATTTTCGCAGACAAATCATTGTGGGACTATCGCAGACAAATCATTGTGGGACTATCGCAGACAAATCATGATAAGATTTTCGCAGACAAATCATTGTGGGACTATCGCAGACAAATCATGATGGGACTATCGCAGACAAGTCATGATAAGATTTTCGCAGACAAATCATTGTGGGACTATCGCAGACAAATCATTGTGGGACTATCGCAGACAAATCATGATAAGATTTTCGCAGACAAATCATTGTGGGACTATCGCAGACAAATCATGATGGGACTATCGCAGACAAATCATGATGGGACTATCGCAGACAAATCATTGTGGGACTATCGCAGACAAATCATTGTGGGACTATCGCAGACAAATCATGATAAGATTTTCGCAGACAAATCATTGTGGGACTATCGCAGACAATTCATGATAAGATTTTCGCAGACAAATCATTGTGGGACTATCGCAGACAAATCATGATAATATTTTCGCAGACAAATCATTGTGGGACTATCGCAGACAAATCATGATGGGACTATCGCAGACAAATCATTGTGGGACTATCGCAGACAAATCATGATGGGACTATCGCAGACAAATCATGATGGGACTATCGCAGATAATTCATGATGGGACTATCGCAGACAAATCATGATGGGACTATCGCAGACAAATCATGATGGGACTATCGCAGACAAATCATGATGGGACTATCGCAGACAAATCATTGTGGGACTATCGCAGACAAATCATGATGGGACTATCGCAGACAAATCATTGTGGGACTATCGCAGACAAATCATGATGGGACTATCGCAGACAAATCATGATAATATTTTCGCAGACAAATCATTGTGGGACTATCGCAGACAAATCATGATGGGACTATCGCAGACAATTCATGATGGGACTTTCGCAGACAAATCATGATGGGACTATCGCAGACAATTCATGATGGGACTATCGCAGACAAATCATTGTGGGACTATCGCAGACAAATCATTGTGGGACTATCGCAGACAAATCATGATGGGACTATCGCAGACAATTCATGATGGGACTATCGCAGACAAATCATGATGGGACTATCGCAGACAAATCATGATAAGATTTTCGCAGACAAATTATTGTGGGACTATCGCAGACAAATCATGATGGGACTATCGCAGACAAATCATGGTGGGACTATCGCAGACAAATCATGATGGGACTATCGCAGACAAATCATTGTGGGACTATCGCAGACAAGTCATGATAAGATGTTCGCGGACAAATTATGATGGGAGTATCGCAGACAAATCATCATGGGACTATCGCAGACAAATCATAATGGGACTTTTGCGGACAAATCATGATTGGACGTTTGCAGATAGTCTTCATTTGTCTGATCATTGTGGCACTGTATTAGATTGAGATTTTCACAGcgattttctctctctctctctctctctcgcgcgcgcgcgcgcgcgctcTCTCTCTCTGTGCCAACTCATGATGGGACTTTTGCAGAGATTCAATATGTTTGATACTTATAGATATAGAGATCATCGCCATTTTCTCTATGTGTCAAAACATCACCCGAAGTCGTTTAagattttaacactttttttttcatctaacattcaatCAGCTGAATTGTTTACGCTCTGTTTCATTTATTAGAGTATAGCGTTACCTGTGATAGTATCAGTTTGTGCCCTCATCCTAAATGGCTTGGGTACCCACCAACCCATTGGGATTTTGCAGATGTATCAACACAAAGGCATGCATTATCCTTACAATAGAAAAACTCCTTTTTCAAGTGTTAACAATATAGAATATACTCACACTTACAAGTGCgatatgtttattatattttcagtatttgtgATAGTGAAACCTGCATATTACTATTTCACACCAATATGATTCTATTAAAACCGAAAGTATACGGcattatatacaaatgtatacgtAAAAATTGTAGTGAGCAAACGTATGTTTatttataacattacaataacaacaatataaagaatatttatgTGACTCAACAAAAAACAAGTTAATtcacatatatacatttttagaataaatttgtttaaacacTTATTCAAATAAGTGATATAATCTAAAATCTTACAAACTGGTATACGTACTGTCAACAATTTTCACTTAGCATATGTAAtattagcctgggaagccgttgataatatttgtgctttgtcagaagaaataatacataatatctatgcattgatccgacttaatttgcgctaattagtgttaattggcattcatcgagtttctgatattatcattgtcaatttgcaggtagaaaaaaagttagaaattgtcagactggattcccaggctaatgTAATATATACGGAGGATGGAAGGTATGGTTTTGCGATATTCTCATGAAGATGCTTACGAAGCAGAGAACACATAGCATACTCATTTTGATTTAGTCTGATTGAAAGCAGAACCCCACACACCTTAATACTAGCTAATGCAGAACTCTGTTATGCAAGTACATTGAAAGGACTGCATGATTTCAAAGGTCTAGATATTTTCCAAGAAAAGGGTTGGCGGTAGTAAAATTCtacaatttatcatttttattacgcGTGTGTATAGAGTTATCCTTTTTTAACAGTATAACTTATCAATCCAAATGATACAAAACTTGAAAAGTAAATCGCACTGAGTGAGATTTGAAACAGTTGTATTGCCTTTTCGCGTTTAAGACTTTCAATTTccgacaaaaaataattttcttgcatTGTAACAATGAGAAAACGTCAAATTGGTTTTTATGCGTTTGTGTTTTCAGTTTCGCAGAAAACCTCAAATTCTGCCGACAGCATGAAATCTATAGTCATAATGTAACCTTTGTTAAAAGACTCAACAACGTGGGAGCCTTCCTATTCGGTCCTTCGATCAAAAAACAGTGTTCGGGTTCATAAAATGAAGACAATTTTCTCAAAAACCGGACTTAAACATGACCGATTTATTTACAATTCTGATTGTTTATCTGACAAATCATTGGGTTCCTTCTGCATTACAAGTATTCACTGAATCGTAAAGTGTATGTATGAACTAAAAGCCTAAAAAATCGTTGTTCTATAAATATAATCCAAAGTGAGACCGGTTTTCCCGAAAAGTTACTATTTTTAAACGACGACATAATATCTGGCGTAAAAGATATTTCGTACGTATATTCATTTTTAGATAAACATTAATGACTCTTTCGTCCAGACCATCAagcaaattattttctttttcgtttGTGCCATAAATTTATTTGCAATAATTACACAACACAACACGATACACATATCCAGTGAGGGCATTTTGGCTGCAACTTGATCAAATGAACATATTCACAAACATTTagtaaattacaattacatttttgtaataaattgacATTATATGTCTCAGTCAAAAATTATAAAAGCGAAACTTGAATCTTGCGTTTCAATAAAAACACAACAATATTTCACATACTTCTATACCAAGGAAGAGAGTGTAGCCTCAACTCGATCAAATAAACAATGGTACAAATCTAAAAagacatttataatttaataagaaatgaaaatattcataCATCCTTTATATTAAACATAGCACAACAATGATAGAAAAACATCTTTTCAAACGATTttgtagattttgattttaattccAAATCCGAATGTTATAAGTTGCTGTAATTAATAAATATACGTAAAGTCACAGCTTTGTTGCCAGCGAAACACCAGCTGTTTGTTTAAGACAGACGCCTCTCATATTTTTATTGGCTGAATCCCATTAAACGGAGCAAATAACTAGTCTGCCATACATTGTAGGCCTTGACTTAACAACCCGCACATCATAGTCCGTGTCTTTGTAATTATATCTGTCCGTGACTTTCCTGACTTCTTCCTGTATTGCTTCTTTTTCCTTACCATCACTGGCTTCAATATGAACGTTCAATCTGTCATACATTGTTCCACATCCGTACACACCTTTCACactaaaattaaagaacataCAATAGAGTGTTTAGGAACAAGGAAGTCATCTTAGGTATTAAAGAATAAACATGCAATTACGCCGCTGATGTGTCTTTGTAAACAAAGTCGCCGCACCGATTATCTTTCCTTCTGTTTTTAAATAATCATGTTCTTTATTGGAAGTCCTCTAGACTAGCCTACGAGGGTTTGTTGGTGTAATTTATGACAAGGAATGGTAATGTAACTCAATATCATAAATCTCGTTTTCATCGCAAATTCACattaactttgtcattttttcttccgtatttttgttttcttacttAAGTGATATACTACATTTACTGTAACAGTTAGATAAACAATAAAGTGTTATAATTTGCATCAGTAGTGACTAAAGGCAGATTTTAACAGAACATGTAATTGAAGTATTGAAAGCAAGAACTGATATTGCATAATGCTTAGGAGACTTACAAgtacattttcactttttgcaTACGACTTTATAAAACACAGTAATATCAATACAGGGAAACGTTATAAATGATGTAGTAATGACAACCAGTAAACAACCACCAGCTTTGTTTAAAAGCCATTAGTTTTATTTcctaataatatataataatatattttgcatagcCAGAAAGGGTCGTCTGTCAATAAAGCGTGTTCGTAACATACGTGTTTTGTATAATCAAAatacaaattcaaaaatgaaGCCTTCAATTTGAATATAAAAGAATACACACAATTTCAATTTCTCACCTTAGAAGATCTGTCGTTACATTTGGAGAGATTCGATTTTTTTCTATctcttctttcatttttattccaCTCTCTGTAACACTTTGACACAACAGCCCTTCTATTTCGTATATCAGCTTATCGAGGGTAGTAACGGCTGCTACCTTTGCATTTGAGTCTCGTCTCGACCTTACAGATTTCAGCAAACTCGTTATACGTTCAATAATAGACACAATTTGGATTTCCATCTGAAACGAAACTGCTTTTCTCAACTCCTCCATGTCCCAGCTTTCTGTATTTCCATAAGTGCTTTGAGATGGCAGCATTTCAGTTGGATTCTGTCTTTTTTCTGTTACATTCTCTGTTTTCCGGATAAACTGTTGATTTTGTTCTGATTCTTGTAAATCCATAGGCTCCTCACGGTCTTTCTTTTGATCGGCGAATGGTGAAACTTCACGCTCATTGATATCTAATTTAGACCTCTTGATCTCAGATCCAGAACATATTGCAGATGGCGGACGAGTTTTAACGGGTGATGAAGGCAATGAAGAAGAAGGAGAAGATGTTGGAGAATATAACATTCTCACGGGGGACTCTGGTGATGATGTCTGCTTTGATGACAGTGTAGAAGTTGCCCTCGTTGTAAGTCTAAGAGATTGTGTATGTTTTCGTGAAGGTGATAGAGACCCGGGAGTACTACATGGAGACTGAGTTTGTCGTGGCCTTAAATTATGTCGTTGTGATGGCAAACTAGGGGAACTAGATC
It includes:
- the LOC123526366 gene encoding uncharacterized protein LOC123526366, which gives rise to MSRCLSHKVLVFNDHCFPRINYFRTRLMRFYPRMKNVLNFEFNTLGRGVKRMRSDDDDTRWIGDQIEREIELGCMAINTTLLNEITESEIAIKPEYIAKGKLPQSDSVVSSEFLQNNVIIIMTTVKDLAETARLIANADWLKHAILAIFVDKNVTRQEYSTFLDAGKMKTERVVIIKSSASKTSTSPVSGENASEAMSSTEIQSFTSKDLLLKQNNKKQQTTEPSTSESLLNWSDSPQSRKSPTYSRSSSPSLPSQRHNLRPRQTQSPCSTPGSLSPSRKHTQSLRLTTRATSTLSSKQTSSPESPVRMLYSPTSSPSSSLPSSPVKTRPPSAICSGSEIKRSKLDINEREVSPFADQKKDREEPMDLQESEQNQQFIRKTENVTEKRQNPTEMLPSQSTYGNTESWDMEELRKAVSFQMEIQIVSIIERITSLLKSVRSRRDSNAKVAAVTTLDKLIYEIEGLLCQSVTESGIKMKEEIEKNRISPNVTTDLLSVKGVYGCGTMYDRLNVHIEASDGKEKEAIQEEVRKVTDRYNYKDTDYDVRVVKSRPTMYGRLVICSV